In Leucoraja erinacea ecotype New England chromosome 12, Leri_hhj_1, whole genome shotgun sequence, one DNA window encodes the following:
- the tmem185 gene encoding transmembrane protein 185-like yields MNLRGLFQDFNPSKFLIYACLLLFSILLSLRLDGIILWSYWAVFTPVWLWKLIVIIGASVGTGVWARNPQYRAEGETCVEFKAMLIAVGIHLLLLMFEVLVCDRIERGSHFWLLVFMPLFFVSPVSVAACVWGFRHDRSLELEILCSVNILQFIFIALRLDEIIKWPWLVVCVPLWILMSFLCLVVLYYIVWSVLFLRSMDVIAEQRRTHVTMAISWMTIVVPLLTFEILLVHKLDGHNNFSYIPIFIPLWLSLMTLMATTFGQKGGNHWWFGIRKDFCQFLLEIFPFLREYGNISYELHHDDSEDSEDIPIPEPAKIPPMFYKKTGAVITQSPGKYFVPPQKLNIDMPD; encoded by the exons ATGAATCTTCGCGGGCTCTTCCAGGACTTTAACCCGAG CAAATTTCTGATCTATGCCTGTCTGCTGCTGTTCTCCATTTTGCTGTCGCTACGCCTGGACGGAATTATCCTATGGAGCTACTGGGCCGTCTTCACTCCCGTCTGGCTATGGAAACTAATAGTGATCATAGGCGCCTCTGTGGGAACTGGCGTGTGGGCACGCAATCCACAGTACAG GGCGGAAGGAGAAACCTGCGTGGAATTTAAGGCCATGCTGATCGCAGTTGGAATCCACCTGTTGCTGTTAATGTTTGAAGTCCTGGTGTGTGACAGGATCGAGCGAGGATCCCACTTCTGGCTCCTCGTCTTCATGCCCCTCTTCTTTGTGTCTCCTGTGTCGGTGGCTGCCTGTGTGTGGGGCTTTCGACACGATCGATCTTTGGAG TTGGAAATCCTGTGTTCCGTGAACATTCTGCAGTTCATATTCATTGCGTTGAGACTGGATGAAATCATAAAGTGGCCTTGGCTG GTGGTGTGTGTCCCCTTGTGGATTCTGATGTCATTTCTCTGCCTGGTGGTGCTGTACTACATAGTGTGGTCAGTGCTGTTCTTGCGCTCCATGGATGTGATAGCTGAACAAAGGCGGACCCACGTTACAATGGCTATCAGCTGGATGACCATAGTAGTTCCACTTTTGACCTTTGAG ATTCTTTTGGTTCACAAGCTGGATGGTCACAATAATTTCTCGTATATTCCAATCTTCATTCCTCTTTGGCTTTCTCTCATGACGTTAATGGCAACAACGTTTGGGCAGAAAGGGGGTAATCACT GGTGGTTTGGAATCCGCAAAGACTTCTGCCAGTTCCTTCTGGAGATCTTTCCCTTTCTACGGGAGTACGGCAACATTTCGTATGAACTTCACCATGACGACAGTGAAGATTCTGAAGATATCCCCATCCCTGAGCCTGCTaagatcccccccatgttttacaaaaAG